One Chiloscyllium punctatum isolate Juve2018m chromosome 33, sChiPun1.3, whole genome shotgun sequence DNA segment encodes these proteins:
- the LOC140458357 gene encoding beta-1,3-galactosyl-O-glycosyl-glycoprotein beta-1,6-N-acetylglucosaminyltransferase 3-like, producing the protein MRLIGCRRKWLLTTGTALLGLLFLLTGNFQSCEEDMMRGIWENSIDMGNRRCLDIFYKTLNLSAQQSICSQIIGGDQTAIEKTLLNSLDVTRRRTPLTENHYWNMTRDCAAFKRERKYLNFALSKEEKNFPIAYSIVIHQNIEMFERLLRTIYTPQNVYCIHVDRKAADSFQLAVRAIASCFSNVFVASKLENVIYASWSRVQADLNCMEELLQNPVRWRYFINLCGMDFPLKTNAEIVRSLIVLNGKNSMESEVPSATKRERWLFHHEVKNQISRTEVKKTSPPISTPMFTGNAYFVASREFVNHLLESREIQKFLKWAEDTYSPDEHVWATLQRIPTVPGSNPYNSKYHMSDMAAIARMVKWSYMEGDITKGAPYPKCTGTHRRAVCVYGCGDLHWILQQHHLFANKFDPEVDNTAVECLEEHLRYKAIYRTGLM; encoded by the exons ATGAGATTGATCGGGTGTCGCAGAAAGTGGCTTTTAACCACAGGGACTGCACTGTTGGGACTTTTATTTCTACTTACTGGGAATTTTCAATCCTGTGAGGAAGATATGATGCGGGGAATTTGGGAAAATTCCATAGATATGGGGAACAGACGGTGCTTGGATATTTTTTACAAAACTCTAAATCTGTCTGCTCAACAGTCGATTTGTTCGCAAATTATTGGAGGAGATCAGACTGCTATTGAAAAGACTCTTTTAAACTCTCTTGATGTTACACGTCGTAGGACGCCTTTGACTGAAAATCATTATTGGAATATGACACGGGACTGTGCTGCATTTAAAAGAGAGCGCAAGTACCTAAACTTCGCATTGAGCAAGGAAGAGAAGAATTTCCCCATTGCCTATTCCATTGTAATTCATCAGAACATCGAGATGTTTGAAAGACTGCTCCGGACCATTTATACTCCGCAAAATGTGTACTGTATCCACGTGGATAGGAAAGCTGCAGATAGTTTTCAACTCGCTGTGAGAGCTATTGCCTCTTGTTTCTCTAATGTTTTCGTTGCCAGCAAGTTGGAGAATGTGATCTACGCGTCTTGGTCGCGAGTCCAAGCTGACCTGAACTGTATGGAAGAGCTGCTCCAGAACCCAGTCCGCTGGAGATATTTCATTAACTTGTGCGGAATGGACTTCCCCCTTAAAACCAACGCAGAGATTGTCAGAAGCCTCATTGTCCTGAATGGGAAAAACAGCATGGAATCCGAAGTGCCCTCAGCAACTAAACGG GAGCGGTGGCTGTTTCatcatgaagttaaaaatcaaataAGCAGAACTGAGGTAAAGAAGACCTCACCTCCAATAAGTACTCCTATGTTCACTGGAAATGCATACTTTGTGGCTTCAAGGGAATTTGTGAATCATTTACTTGAATCTCGTGAAATCCAGAAATTTCTGAAGTGGGCAGAAGATACATATAGTCCCGATGAGCACGTTTGGGCTACTCTGCAGAGGATTCCTACCGTCCCAGGCTCCAACCCCTACAATAGCAAGTATCATATGTCAGATATGGCAGCCATTGCCCGCATGGTGAAGTGGTCCTACATGGAGGGGGATATAACCAAAGGTGCCCCTTATCCCAAGTGCACAGGAACACATCGTCGTGCAGTGTGCGTCTATGGTTGTGGTGACCTTCACTGGATCCTGCAACAACATCACCTCTTTGCCAACAAATTTGATCCTGAAGTAGATAACACAGCTGTTGAGTGCTTGGAGGAACATTTGAGATATAAAGCAATTTATAGAACTGGTTTGATGTAA